From a region of the Salvelinus alpinus chromosome 2, SLU_Salpinus.1, whole genome shotgun sequence genome:
- the LOC139568336 gene encoding zinc finger protein 665-like isoform X2, with amino-acid sequence MSGERETLMDEMEQSLYTLTNDNLRCLCERSGIGVKDGSDVQGKNHHHSLCRKILEELWENADSMESEEQGMSWLLQLKEDIRKIQEDGSGAPLSPSQSIDDNAVDRDEEGNQKDMDWLPSKRLEGEPMSPSQSFDDEDAVDCDEEWDEEDRDLLRSKGLEVEPAPERHTPEKRVSGAPSLSSPGNALLLGLKRVSVRLVDCRKTPGLSGTAGGGDEEEEEGDVIHQRERRGNHGSSGEPQQQPHADNTDWSLPTSKHLNKQPQRHTGKKPHHCCSECGKTFGCPATLKMHRRIHTREKPYRCSQCGETFSQKMTLKIHQQMHTGKKPHHCSDCGKSFSVLSSLKIHQSTHTENKLFQCSKCGKGFAKNHYRKIHEKMVHEPPAERSYHCSDCGKSYSFLSTFKNHQRKHTGEKPFQCSKCKKSFAQKSTLKAHEQTHMPAAERPYQCLFCEKKFCISASFNFHMRMHTEEKPFQCSVCGMRFIHASLLKAHKHKHKPTAERPFHCNKCGASFTTKGNLKFHQLTHDRGERTYRCSECGHCFSHPIYLKKHQKRHSKDKSIVCDLCGKTFNHPSNFRTHMKIHQGVKPYHCSDCDRSFIFRQGLTTHQRVHTGELPYVCDQCGKRFSQYNSLVIHQRTHTGEKPYPCFVCGKSFSRSQNLAAHKRTHTGEKPHACDQCGKRFSRTDALAVHKRTHTGEKPYSCDICRETFTYLVAMLKHKKGHGHPAGDVLCAEWPQDDSSSVYE; translated from the exons atgagtggagagagggaaacgTTGATGGATGAAATGGAACAGAGTTTATACACTTTAACCAACGACAATTTACGCTGCCTGTGTGAACGCAGTGGAATAGGTGTTAAGGATGGCTCCGATGTTCAAGGAAAGAATCACCATCACTCATTGTGCCGTAAAATCCTGGAGGAACTTTGGGAAAATGCAGATTCAATGGAATCGGAGGAGCAGGGAATGTCTTGGTTACTCCAACTGAAAGAGGACATCAGAAAGATACAGGAGGATGGTAGTGGTGCACCTTTGAGTCCCAGCCAATCCATTGATGATAATGCTGTAGACCGTGATGAAGAAGGGAACCAGAAGGACATGGATTGGTTACCTAGCAAAAGGCTGGAGGGGGAACCCATGAGTCCCAGCCAATCCTTTGATGACGAGGATGCTGTAGACTGCGATGAAGAATGGGATGAGGAGGACAGGGATTTGTTGCGTAGCAAAGGGCTGGAGGTGGAGCCAGctccagagagacacacaccggAGAAGAGAGTGAGTggggccccctctctgtcctctcctggtaatgccttactgctgggtctgaaGAGGGTGTCTGTGCGGCTGGTCGACTGCAGGAAAACACCAGGGTTGAGCGGAACTGCtggaggaggagacgaggaggaggaggaaggagacgtGATTCATCAAA gagagagacgtggcAACCATGGATcttctggggagcctcaacaacaaccTCATGCTGACAACACAGACTGGAGTCTGCCCACATCAAAACACCTCAATAAACAACCGCAGAGACATACAGGGAAGAAACCACACCACTGCTGCTCTGAGTGTGGGAAGACTTTCGGTTGTCCAGCGACACTCAAAATGCACAGAAGAATCCATACAAGAGAGAAACCTTACCGCTGCTCACAGTGTGGGGAGACTTTCAGTCAAAAAATGACTCTTAAGATTCACCAGCAGATGCACACTGGGAAGAAACCTCACCACTGCTCTGACTGCGGAAAGAGTTTCAGTGTTTTATCAAGCTTGAAAATCCATCAAAGCACCCACACCGAAAATAAACTATTCCAATGCTCCAAGTGTGGGAAAGGTTTTGCAAAGAACCACTATCGAAAAATACATGAGAAAATGGTACATGAGCCTCCCGCAGAAAGGTCTTACCACTGCTCTGACTGCGGGAAGAGCTACAGTTTTTTATCAACCTTCAAAAACCATCAaagaaaacacacaggagagaaaccattccAATGCTCCAAGTGCAAGAAAAGTTTTGCTCAGAAATCCACTCTAAAAGCCCACGAGCAAACACACATGCCTGCTGCAGAAAGGCCTTACCAATGCCTATTCTGCGAGAAGAAGTTTTGTATTTCGGCATCCTTTAATTTCCATATGAGAATGCATACTGAAGAAAAACCATTCCAATGTTCCGTCTGCGGAATGCGGTTCATTCACGCCAGTTTACTGAAAgcacacaaacataaacacaagCCCACTGCCGAAAGACCCTTCCACTGCAATAAATGTGGAGCGTCTTTTACTACAAAAGGTAATCTTAAATTTCACCAGCTGACCCACGACCGGGGGGAGAGAACTTACCGCTGCTCTGAGTGTGGGCATTGTTTCTCTCATCCGATATATCTGAAGAAACACCAGAAAAGGCACAGTAAAGACAAGTCCATTGTCTGCGACCTGTGCGGGAAGACCTTCAACCATCCAAGCAACTTCAGAACGCACATGAAGATACACCAAGGAGTGAAACCGTACCACTGCTCCGACTGTGACAGGAGCTTCATATTCCGCCAAGGTTTAACAACACACCAGCGTGTGCACACCGGAGAGCTGCCTTACGTCTGCGATCAATGTGGAAAGAGGTTTTCTCAGTACAATTCTTTGGTGATTCACCAGCGAACACACACTGGGGAGAAACCTTACCCATGCTTTgtctgtgggaagagcttcagtcGGTCACAAAACCTGGCTGCACACAAGAGAACTCATACTGGAGAGAAGCCTCACgcctgtgatcagtgtgggaagaggttTTCCCGAACCGACGCACTGGCTGTACACAAGCGCactcacactggagagaagccttacagcTGTGATATATGCAGGGAGACATTCACCTATTTAGTAGCCATGTTGAAACATAAGAAGGGACATGGACATCCTGCAGGTGATGTACTCTGTGCTGAATGGCCTCAAGACGATtccagctctgtctatgaatag
- the LOC139568336 gene encoding zinc finger protein 665-like isoform X1, with translation MSCHWRSGSSNWTISVLTLTSLLLLPREQDNMSGERETLMDEMEQSLYTLTNDNLRCLCERSGIGVKDGSDVQGKNHHHSLCRKILEELWENADSMESEEQGMSWLLQLKEDIRKIQEDGSGAPLSPSQSIDDNAVDRDEEGNQKDMDWLPSKRLEGEPMSPSQSFDDEDAVDCDEEWDEEDRDLLRSKGLEVEPAPERHTPEKRVSGAPSLSSPGNALLLGLKRVSVRLVDCRKTPGLSGTAGGGDEEEEEGDVIHQRERRGNHGSSGEPQQQPHADNTDWSLPTSKHLNKQPQRHTGKKPHHCCSECGKTFGCPATLKMHRRIHTREKPYRCSQCGETFSQKMTLKIHQQMHTGKKPHHCSDCGKSFSVLSSLKIHQSTHTENKLFQCSKCGKGFAKNHYRKIHEKMVHEPPAERSYHCSDCGKSYSFLSTFKNHQRKHTGEKPFQCSKCKKSFAQKSTLKAHEQTHMPAAERPYQCLFCEKKFCISASFNFHMRMHTEEKPFQCSVCGMRFIHASLLKAHKHKHKPTAERPFHCNKCGASFTTKGNLKFHQLTHDRGERTYRCSECGHCFSHPIYLKKHQKRHSKDKSIVCDLCGKTFNHPSNFRTHMKIHQGVKPYHCSDCDRSFIFRQGLTTHQRVHTGELPYVCDQCGKRFSQYNSLVIHQRTHTGEKPYPCFVCGKSFSRSQNLAAHKRTHTGEKPHACDQCGKRFSRTDALAVHKRTHTGEKPYSCDICRETFTYLVAMLKHKKGHGHPAGDVLCAEWPQDDSSSVYE, from the exons GTCATCTAACTGGACTATATCTGTCTTGACATTGACTTCATTGCTGTTGTTGCCACGTGAGCAGGACAAtatgagtggagagagggaaacgTTGATGGATGAAATGGAACAGAGTTTATACACTTTAACCAACGACAATTTACGCTGCCTGTGTGAACGCAGTGGAATAGGTGTTAAGGATGGCTCCGATGTTCAAGGAAAGAATCACCATCACTCATTGTGCCGTAAAATCCTGGAGGAACTTTGGGAAAATGCAGATTCAATGGAATCGGAGGAGCAGGGAATGTCTTGGTTACTCCAACTGAAAGAGGACATCAGAAAGATACAGGAGGATGGTAGTGGTGCACCTTTGAGTCCCAGCCAATCCATTGATGATAATGCTGTAGACCGTGATGAAGAAGGGAACCAGAAGGACATGGATTGGTTACCTAGCAAAAGGCTGGAGGGGGAACCCATGAGTCCCAGCCAATCCTTTGATGACGAGGATGCTGTAGACTGCGATGAAGAATGGGATGAGGAGGACAGGGATTTGTTGCGTAGCAAAGGGCTGGAGGTGGAGCCAGctccagagagacacacaccggAGAAGAGAGTGAGTggggccccctctctgtcctctcctggtaatgccttactgctgggtctgaaGAGGGTGTCTGTGCGGCTGGTCGACTGCAGGAAAACACCAGGGTTGAGCGGAACTGCtggaggaggagacgaggaggaggaggaaggagacgtGATTCATCAAA gagagagacgtggcAACCATGGATcttctggggagcctcaacaacaaccTCATGCTGACAACACAGACTGGAGTCTGCCCACATCAAAACACCTCAATAAACAACCGCAGAGACATACAGGGAAGAAACCACACCACTGCTGCTCTGAGTGTGGGAAGACTTTCGGTTGTCCAGCGACACTCAAAATGCACAGAAGAATCCATACAAGAGAGAAACCTTACCGCTGCTCACAGTGTGGGGAGACTTTCAGTCAAAAAATGACTCTTAAGATTCACCAGCAGATGCACACTGGGAAGAAACCTCACCACTGCTCTGACTGCGGAAAGAGTTTCAGTGTTTTATCAAGCTTGAAAATCCATCAAAGCACCCACACCGAAAATAAACTATTCCAATGCTCCAAGTGTGGGAAAGGTTTTGCAAAGAACCACTATCGAAAAATACATGAGAAAATGGTACATGAGCCTCCCGCAGAAAGGTCTTACCACTGCTCTGACTGCGGGAAGAGCTACAGTTTTTTATCAACCTTCAAAAACCATCAaagaaaacacacaggagagaaaccattccAATGCTCCAAGTGCAAGAAAAGTTTTGCTCAGAAATCCACTCTAAAAGCCCACGAGCAAACACACATGCCTGCTGCAGAAAGGCCTTACCAATGCCTATTCTGCGAGAAGAAGTTTTGTATTTCGGCATCCTTTAATTTCCATATGAGAATGCATACTGAAGAAAAACCATTCCAATGTTCCGTCTGCGGAATGCGGTTCATTCACGCCAGTTTACTGAAAgcacacaaacataaacacaagCCCACTGCCGAAAGACCCTTCCACTGCAATAAATGTGGAGCGTCTTTTACTACAAAAGGTAATCTTAAATTTCACCAGCTGACCCACGACCGGGGGGAGAGAACTTACCGCTGCTCTGAGTGTGGGCATTGTTTCTCTCATCCGATATATCTGAAGAAACACCAGAAAAGGCACAGTAAAGACAAGTCCATTGTCTGCGACCTGTGCGGGAAGACCTTCAACCATCCAAGCAACTTCAGAACGCACATGAAGATACACCAAGGAGTGAAACCGTACCACTGCTCCGACTGTGACAGGAGCTTCATATTCCGCCAAGGTTTAACAACACACCAGCGTGTGCACACCGGAGAGCTGCCTTACGTCTGCGATCAATGTGGAAAGAGGTTTTCTCAGTACAATTCTTTGGTGATTCACCAGCGAACACACACTGGGGAGAAACCTTACCCATGCTTTgtctgtgggaagagcttcagtcGGTCACAAAACCTGGCTGCACACAAGAGAACTCATACTGGAGAGAAGCCTCACgcctgtgatcagtgtgggaagaggttTTCCCGAACCGACGCACTGGCTGTACACAAGCGCactcacactggagagaagccttacagcTGTGATATATGCAGGGAGACATTCACCTATTTAGTAGCCATGTTGAAACATAAGAAGGGACATGGACATCCTGCAGGTGATGTACTCTGTGCTGAATGGCCTCAAGACGATtccagctctgtctatgaatag